The following is a genomic window from Rhododendron vialii isolate Sample 1 chromosome 9a, ASM3025357v1.
AGCTGAGGAGGTCACAAGCTATACCCAGGAAGATTCTATTaacaaaaaatctaacaattgaaaatacttttgaacaacTGCAAAACACCTTTGTAGGTTAGAGATTTATGATGAAGGCTTATTCCCCAACTGGTTGTGGTGATTCCCGTTGGAGATGGATAGATTTTAGAGGTAAGTGGCGCGTTTAGATTTGAAATGTCTTGGGGTAATTGGGCTTCTTCTGAGGTAGGCATTTTGCATGGGAAAGACTTATTATGGAAAGGGACTAGAAGGGCTTCTATGATTTTGTTTGTCCTGTCAAAAACTGAGAGTTTGAAATGGCAAAAGGGTTAAGTTTTGGAGCCAGGTAACAAACCTTTTAGAGAGCCTTCCCAGGCCGAATCCCGGCCATTGTTAGCCTGTGAGGTTGGCTAGCATTAAGACGCGAAGGTAGCAAATTATGTGCGAAGCGATTGTGACTGATAAGGATCTCACTAATTCAATATGTGTCTGTCAACTGTCAAGCATGTCCAggatcccatctctctctctctctctctctctctctctctctctctctgtttctttttttattacctTTATGACAAGGACATAAATTGGACTAATGGTTTCTCTGGGTAACCTCTAAACAGGTGCATGGTCTGATAAATCAGATGTTTTTTCATACGGTGTTATACTTCTGGGGCTCATAGCGAAAAATGTATTTGATTTAAAGAAGGCAAAGGATCTGGGAGAACTTAATTACGTTCATATCTGGGCTTGGACGGAGTATGGAGAACCCAGCAAAAAACCTCGGTCcaagtatttttttggtacagAAAAACCTCGGtccgagtttttttttggtacagaTACAGGAATACCTCGGTCCAAGTGGGGAATGTTCAAGAAACAAAAGGAGTCTCAGTCGAATAAGTCACTTGTGGATAAAAGCCTCGAGAGTGATGAATACTTCGATGCTGGTGATGGAGTCGAAATCACAAAACTCGCGATGCGCTGTGTGGACTATAATCCAGAGCAACGACCAATGATGAAAGAAGTTGTTCGCTGTCTGCGAGAATTAAATGTGGTCAAGAAATCCAGTCGTGTCGTAGTTCCTAAGATGTCTGTTGGTagcagtggtggtgatggtatCCTACAGCACGCGTAGTCCAGGTTTGACTTGAGGCTGGTGGATATGTTGCTAGTAGTTTTATGTTGCAACTGAGTAGTAGCACTATGTTTATTTTAGCACaatcaaaatgcaaattttatagcacTATGTATTTTATGTGGTACTGTTGGAAAATGGATACTTCCTAATGTTATTGGCCAATATATGTTGTGTGTTGTGAAGTGCCTTTTAGGCAGTGAGACTTCCTAATGTTAATCTTTTTCCAAGTACCAGTTTGGAGAGACATCTCCCTTCTCGGTTATAGGTATGATTACGATTTTACTTTTAAAGTgttactttgatttttttttttttcacgtattCACTACATGTGGATTGGTGTTTATAAAGCTTCGGTTAGtgaatttttaaatatgtttttgcCAAGGATGGATGAGCCCGGGCGACTGCCCACgcaagtttcaaaattttcttaatcatagtagaatttttttaataaatttttataaCTATGTAGGTTCACTAGCCCAATGTTTTTTCGAAAAATCTATTACCTGCCCATCTAAgactttttgaaaattataatcAATCGTCCTAACATTTCAATTACTAGTATTTTAGTCGTATTGAAGTAGAGTAGAATCAGTGGATATTGATGATATTGCAAGCTTGCAAATATATGCTATCCCAAAGACTTCACCGAGTTAGAAAAACAACGTTTGAAGTTTTAGTAGCAAAATTATGAGATTGATGTTTCGAAGCAAGTTCTAGAATTTTTCCGCAATTTTTGAGTTTATGCCAAGTATTGGCAAAAACAAGAAAGTGGATCATTCGTTTCTTGTTCATAGATTGATTCGGCTTGTGTTAATTTTTTCCAGTTTCACAGTGACAATGGAGGCGATCATTTTCAGCCATAAAAGAGTGTCGAGCGCAATTTAGATTCTTACTGTTGCATAGAGACGGAATGTTAGGTTCTACAGTTTGCTTTTGGAATATAAATGGTTGCACGATGCTATGTGCATGTAATTATTTACAATCATTATTTTTGTAATCGTAGAGGCTGATTGAAACTATGTATGTGATAACTTTACTGATAATATTCTTGCAATTTATTAGCTTGATTGATGTTGCCTTTCATAGGTTCTAAACTTTGTTATATTATTCGCCCAACTCACACTCAAATCTTGCATCCGTCCCCGGTTTTGCAAGGGTTGAGTTATTTTatccttaggctccgttccgcaaccttaaataagtatttattttttaagaagacaatttcaagctcaaaaataatgtatttacgcaaataattttctaccaatatggattttgtttgatagatcccatcaagatcttttatacggtgcaaaaaaaattaaaaaattattttttatttacattattttttagtttgaaaatgtgaaataaattgtttattttttaagaaggtttatGAAACGGGACCTAAAGTATGGGGCCCATAAGATGGTAAGAGTCAACAGATTGGGAAGTAGTGTTCAGCCTCTTTTGTGGGGTGGGTGAACAAATTTGGACTCGTTTTTGCAAGGTTTAAGTTAGTTATTTTATGTAGCAATAAACATGGGCCCCGCCATATATGAGAGGGGTGTGAATGTGTGATCGGATCTATGGTCAGTGGGTGTGTACCTAACATTATCGTTTTTTACACTTAGAAAAGTGGCTTTGTTGGTGTTTTAAAGATAGAGGAAGCGTAAATATGGATGTTaataaaagttaaataatttGTGCGTTGTTATTTGTTGGAGAATCAAAACTCTGGACAAAATTTGGGTATGCAATATGGTGTCTGCTTGAACATTCCAAGGATAATAACTAACCTGGGAATTAAAGTTTCGAATACGTTAGTGCCTTTAACGATTCTGGATCGATACAGGTTTGTCGAAATGTTTCTCCGGAATATTATTAGAGTACTACAGTAGAAGTTGAATCCATTCtcggaaaaaggaaaaaacaataGAAGTTGAATACTACAATTAGaacaaacaacttttttttttttaattgaggAACAATCCTACAGCCGAGCTATTATTGAACCCGACTGTTTAATTCAAACCTCGGGAGAAACTAGCACAGCAATCCACTGCCATGgcccccacttaaatcatggtttgcCTCCGGGGAAAATCGAACCCTGTTATGTTACAAATGCAAGTTCAACCTTACCATGTCGACAACTCATGGATGGATAAGAACAAACAACCTTGGCTAatcaaaaaagacaaacaaaaggaaaatggaaaatgaaagagaCCCATGAGACGCTTGCTTCACTGTCCATGTCACAATATTTGCTTCCTCAATCacgaaaatgcaaaaaataaataaaaataaataaagaaagaaaaatcaaacttttttttataagcaagaaaaaaaaaagaaaaaagaaatgttttggTTAACATTGACGGGTTTGGATCCCGTCCAGTATTCTTAATACTTGTGTCCAGTTTCCTCTAGTGTGCGGCCATGATATGTCACTACATCCACATGCATATTCATGGCTAGACTTTTGCTACGTAGACCAACTAATTTCACACCCCAAAAGCCACTGTCCGGAGATCATACAGGGCGTCCTGTATGACAAATCTCAGCTATCCGTGAATGTTTTCAACGATCtagattcaaataaaatttttctATGGaagagtttaatttttttctgaaaaagtttcatttgaatCCGAACTGTTAAAAATACTTACAAACGGCTGAGATTTGCCCTACACACAGTGCAGGGTTTCCGGATCCCCCTCCCATACAGCAACAAATTTGATCCCGTCAAAAATGCACACATTTACACTTCCATtcccgccaaaaaaaaaaatgaaagtaagaaaaaaaccAACGGACTCGATTATTGCATCTCGTGTGATCATATTTATCCACCAGATATTGCGAAGTACCGAATATTTATCCGCCTGCTACGATTTCGTTCCACCACTCGGGGAGTAATGTTTGTAACACCGGCTTTCTGTATGATGTGTAGGTCCCACGATGTGTTATAAATAACCCTTAGCATTGAAAAGTTTCTCGTGCCTCCAGAAAACGGACTGTTTCGTTCGTTCCCACCAAAAAGCGGTAGGGTTTCCTCTGCATCTGTTCGGTATTTGATGATTTTGTGTGCGTGAGTCTGTGctttcatttgggtttttgaGATTTGGGTTTGCTTTGTTGCTCTGTTCAGTCATTCAGTGCACATGATTTGTGTTAGTGGATGGATTTCCTCGATAGGTTTCTGCACCCATTGGCTTGTATGTAAGAATTAACAAATGTTTATATTTGCATTGCCTCTGATCTTGTGAACGAATACGAATGAGGATTGTTAGGGATTACTCCATCGGTCCAAATATAAACCCATTTGCTTGTATTTCATACTTCATGCGGTGTACACGTCTTGTGTCCTTGTGCCTTTTTCGAATTGTGTTTGGTCAAGACTTCAATAATATTGCGTGATTGTTAAATTGAAGATAGATGCTTGTATATCTTAGACATCAAACTTTCTGTATTATAAAGCTATATAATTATGTTCATTTGTAAGGAAGAAAATGCCGTACACTTAATTTTGTCTAAAGCGAAAAAAGTTTTGTGTTACTAAAGGGAAACCAGAGTTATAGTTGCTCCCTCGGATGCCTTGATTATGTCTCATTTTCATGATATGATTTCTGTTTGGTACGTGTGTTTATTTGCACCTGGATATTCTTCTATCTTATCTCTACATGAATGAAAAATCTTTGAAGGTATGGAATCAGCTACTGATTTGGTTGAATACAACTACGAAGCGCTGGCCTCTTTCACTGGGGGATTCTGTGAAGAAAACTTTATTGGGGATACTCTATATGGAAAAGTGTTCCGGGGAAAAATTCAGCAGGGTTTGGAGACACTAGAGGTCGTGGTCAAAATATGGGTAAACTGTAGGAGATTTGCGACTACTCCAGAACTTCAAAAATCTAGATTGAATGTATGAAGCTGAAAGGACAGACTTATTTGATAGAGTTGGCTATTCTTTTCATGGAGTTAGCTATTATTTTCTTGGGTTTTAATCATCTAACAATATAGGATTTCTGTATGCAGAATGAAATCAAGTTGCTGACAAATTCAGGCCTGAAAGGGCATCCAAATTTGGTGAAGTTAATTGGATTCTGCTGTGAAACTGAACGTCTGGGAGTTGTATATGAGCTGAAACCGCTTGATACATTAGAGAAACTAATTCTTCACGGTGACCTAATCACATTTCCTATCCATTCATGACTCATGAAATGTTATTTTCTTAGTCAGATTGTGTTGATTtaaccaaaagaaagaaaattaattgatGATAAATAATTGTCAAGTCACAGAGACATTGGCTAGAATCTAGAAAATATAGTCACTTCCAGTGGTGTGTTGTATGATAACCCGTCTTTTGTATTTCTAGATGATTTTACATGGCTTGCACGAATCAAGGTAGCCCTCGAATTTGCATGTCTCCTTGAATGTTTGCATGATCAACAACTCTTGCATCGCAGTATCGGCGCAGCTCATTTAATGATTGACCAGGTGAGCCTTCGTGACTTATACTAAGAATGTTCACGGAGTGCTTATAGGGAAAGTTGATTGTACCAGGCTACCAGCCCTAATTGTGATCTGCATGCAGGCTTTCAGTCCAAGATTATTTGACTTCCCTATGATTGTTGGTGGAGGTTTTGGTGAAATTCGTTCCCGTGAATATGATTTAGGGAGTGATGGCTACATTGATCCACTTATCGGTTTGACAGGTTCGCATCTTGATGTTATTTGCCTACTTTTTACTTGAAACTCAGAAACATCAATGcagcttttattttgttgactTCTTAATTCCGTCTTTGTACAAGTTAACAGAATTGTGGAGTGGATTATGGATATGAATATGGTTAAAGGAAAGTATTATCCCAGACTTTATTTAATAGATATGGACCCTCATCTCAAAGCCTTGCTGCCAGAGATTGGGTTTTTCCATGATTCTCCGCATGATGGAGTGATGTGTTAAGAGGTGAGATTCTAGTTGACAGTTTACTATTGACACGAAAGAACTCCCCACAAGTTACGTTGTTTGAAATTAATGGGTTATCACTTCTAGTTATATAGTATATCAATGTTGCCCTATTGTTTGGCATTGACACTAAGATTGTAGGGAATATGCTAATTAACACTCTGAGTTGTGGTCCTATTCTTTTTATCTTCTATACTAGTTTCTCTATTCGTATGTTTAGCcgatgaggatgaggatgaaaattgaatttgcattttcaattgATGCATCTTCATTTCAGAGTATTATGTTTTAAAGTTTTTGCATATCAGATGAGGCAAACTAACAGTTCTTAGGCAAGAGATCAACATGAAAATCAGATCTTTTGAAGTTATTTTGACGTGTATCAGACTCCAGAATATAAGTTTCTCTATTATCTACCAGTTAGCCTCTACAAAGGCCACTAACCAATTTGTCGAGCGTTCCTTAATGATAAACCATTAGTTTCAGTGTCCCTTTCCTGCATAAGATAGGATTTCATTTATATTGCGTGCCTTTTTAGTTGGAAGAAGCTATTATGTCACCAACCTATGCATAATATTCGGTAATAAGATGCTGCTAGACTTCTTCATGGAAGAGCTATAAAGATGTGGATACTTCCACTTCTTATGTTTCCGCCTCAAGGAAAACCTTTCAGTACATTCATTAAGTTTCAATTCCAAATGACTTATGTTCAATTTTTGCTTGTGAAAGTAAACGTCTTAAATTGTTGCCGAGTAGGTTCTCTCGTAACttaattgatttgaaatggaATGTTATATGATGTCTGGGGGCTTCCTCATTGTAGAAGCCACTTTGATGGTAAATGACCTACAAGGCTACAAACATTAGGCAAATGGTAGCGGTTGGGGGATGATGAAATGATTAACAAATTCATTACTGCCTTTGTTCACGATGCTACTTCTGGTTAAGAAAACTATACAATAATGATGGTTATGATTTGTATTTTGAGAGACTTAGATTTTCTTAAAAAGTTAGAATGCCTTATTTATGCTCAAGCATATCACTAATTCAACTTTTCCCATATAGTTGTTAAAGAAAATTGGTTGAGAGGTACCTTAGTTTCATCGTGGAAATAGGATAGTACCTTAGTTTATGCTCTATTGGTACCTTAGTTTCATCATGGAAATAGGATAGTATTTTGGTCTTGGAATAACAATTCATCCTCTTTAAGGGGTTTCTTCCCTCATTTTCTTTTGGTACCTTAGTTTCATCACGGAAATAGGATAGTATTTTGGTCTTGGAACAACAATTCATCATCTTTAAGAAATTTCTGCCCCATTTGATGGGTTCTTCTAAAGGAATGTGAAATACCTGTGTTGGAAGTTGCCACTTTGTGGTAAGAGTGTGACATGTGTCTTTGATGTCTGTTGATTATGTCCCAATATTCATGTTTTCTATCGAGTGTACTGCGTAACAATTGTACAAGCCCATGGTATGCATAACACACTTTATATACTTCtccatgtaattttttttcctgtttata
Proteins encoded in this region:
- the LOC131301193 gene encoding L-type lectin-domain containing receptor kinase VIII.1-like, which translates into the protein MDFLDRFLHPLACMESATDLVEYNYEALASFTGGFCEENFIGDTLYGKVFRGKIQQGLETLEVVVKIWVNCRRFATTPELQKSRLNNEIKLLTNSGLKGHPNLVKLIGFCCETERLGVVYELKPLDTLEKLILHDDFTWLARIKVALEFACLLECLHDQQLLHRSIGAAHLMIDQAFSPRLFDFPMIVGGGFGEIRSREYDLGSDGYIDPLIGLTGAWSNKTDVFAFGVILLGLIAKRVFDLKKRKELGLLNYVHIWAWTECGKPQSKNFRVKEKPQSKLWGMFKKHKESQLIVKSLVDKSLENDEHFDAGDGVEITKLAMRCVDEYPEQRPTMKEVVRCLRELDVVKKFSCFVLPKMSIASSGGVVPGST